One region of Thermus filiformis genomic DNA includes:
- a CDS encoding catechol 2,3-dioxygenase — translation MEKEPIFDVHQLAHVEIYTPNPEGTLWFFRDLLGMEVTKQEGQSVYMRAYEDWYHHTLKITEAAKPGLGHVAWRTSSPQALERRVKALEASGLGKGWTDGDLGHGPAYRFTTPDGHLMEILWEVEYYQPPEDKKTPLLNRPQKRPLRGIPVRRLDHVNLMASDVRVNRTFMMDYLGFRLREQFVRNDGSEGGAWLSVSALTHELAFMFDGKGAKGRLHHVCYWYGYPHELNQIADVFREVGIKIEAGPGKHGISQALFLYAFEPGGNRVELFGDPGYLIFDPDWKPIRWDEESLYAGGAIWYGSPVPAEYFLYGTPEVEETAPVSGD, via the coding sequence ATGGAGAAGGAGCCCATCTTTGATGTCCACCAGCTGGCCCACGTGGAGATCTACACCCCGAACCCTGAGGGCACCCTGTGGTTCTTCCGGGACCTTTTGGGCATGGAGGTGACCAAGCAGGAGGGGCAGTCGGTCTACATGCGGGCCTACGAGGACTGGTACCACCACACCCTGAAGATCACCGAGGCCGCCAAGCCGGGCCTGGGGCACGTGGCCTGGCGGACCAGCTCGCCGCAGGCCCTGGAGCGGCGGGTCAAGGCCCTGGAGGCCTCGGGGCTGGGGAAGGGCTGGACGGACGGGGACCTGGGCCACGGGCCGGCCTACCGGTTCACCACCCCGGACGGCCACCTGATGGAGATCCTCTGGGAGGTGGAGTACTACCAGCCCCCCGAGGACAAGAAGACCCCCCTCCTCAACCGCCCCCAGAAGCGCCCCCTGCGGGGGATCCCGGTGCGGCGCCTGGACCATGTGAACCTCATGGCCAGCGACGTCAGGGTCAACCGCACCTTCATGATGGACTACCTGGGCTTCCGCCTGCGGGAGCAGTTCGTCCGAAACGACGGGAGCGAGGGCGGGGCCTGGCTCTCCGTGAGTGCCCTGACCCACGAGCTCGCCTTCATGTTCGACGGCAAAGGGGCCAAGGGCCGGCTCCACCACGTGTGCTACTGGTACGGCTACCCGCACGAGCTCAACCAGATCGCGGACGTCTTCCGGGAGGTGGGCATCAAGATTGAGGCCGGCCCCGGGAAGCACGGCATCAGCCAGGCCTTGTTCTTGTACGCCTTTGAGCCCGGCGGCAACCGGGTGGAGCTCTTCGGCGACCCCGGCTACCTCATCTTTGACCCCGACTGGAAGCCCATCCGTTGGGACGAGGAGAGCCTGTACGCTGGGGGCGCCATCTGGTACGGGAGCCCCGTGCCCGCAGAGTACTTCCTCTACGGCACGCCGGAGGTGGAGGAGACGGCCCCCGTCTCCGGGGACTAG
- a CDS encoding IclR family transcriptional regulator produces MPKVLGSVRKAFGVLDLFTEERPEWGVSEIARSLGLSKASAHALLCSLAEGGLLHRTPEGRYRLGWRVVHLNRILFQTAPLRSVARPVMEDLSRTYGETVHLAVLERGRVLYLDKTQGNRAIQVNITREGAYLYAHASSLGKVLLASLEEKEVREIAETHGLPRFTPNTITHLDELFSELEGVRARGVAYDIEEYVEELCCVGTPILDHTGQVVAALSFAVPAYRFKEMKQAYRNVIAEAGRRISEALGFEGRYPQWRTRSR; encoded by the coding sequence ATGCCCAAGGTGCTGGGAAGCGTGCGCAAGGCTTTCGGGGTCCTGGACCTCTTTACCGAGGAGCGGCCCGAGTGGGGGGTAAGCGAGATCGCCCGGTCCTTAGGGCTTTCCAAGGCCTCGGCCCACGCCCTGCTCTGCTCCCTGGCCGAGGGGGGGCTTCTGCACCGGACCCCGGAGGGTCGGTACCGCCTGGGCTGGCGGGTGGTCCACCTCAACCGGATCCTGTTCCAGACCGCCCCCCTCAGGTCCGTGGCCCGGCCGGTAATGGAGGACCTGAGCCGCACCTACGGGGAGACGGTCCACCTGGCGGTTTTGGAGCGGGGCAGGGTCCTCTACCTGGACAAAACGCAAGGGAACCGGGCCATCCAGGTGAACATCACCCGCGAGGGGGCCTACCTGTACGCGCACGCCTCCAGCCTGGGCAAGGTCCTGTTGGCCTCGCTGGAGGAAAAGGAGGTGAGAGAGATCGCCGAAACGCACGGCCTGCCCAGGTTCACCCCCAACACCATCACCCACCTGGACGAGCTTTTCTCCGAGCTCGAGGGGGTGCGGGCCCGGGGGGTGGCCTACGACATAGAGGAGTACGTGGAGGAGCTTTGTTGTGTGGGGACGCCCATCCTGGACCACACGGGACAGGTGGTGGCGGCTCTGAGCTTCGCCGTGCCCGCCTACCGCTTTAAGGAGATGAAGCAGGCCTACCGCAACGTGATCGCGGAGGCCGGTCGGCGGATCTCGGAGGCCTTGGGTTTTGAGGGGAGGTATCCACAGTGGCGGACAAGGTCAAGGTAG
- a CDS encoding catechol 2,3-dioxygenase yields the protein MEKEPIFDVHQLAHVEIYTPNPEGTLWFFRDLLGMEVTKQEGQSVYMRAYEDWYHHTLKITEAAKPGLGHVAWRTSSPQALERRFKALEASGLGKGWTDGDLGHGPAYRFTTPDGHLMEILWEVEYYQPPEDKKTPLLNRPQKRPLRGIPVRRLDHVNLLASDVRVNRTFMMDHLGFRLREYIALKNGSEGGAWLSVSPLVHEIAFMADGKGAKGRLHHVCYWYGYPHELNQIADIFREVGIKIEAGPGKHGISQAMFMYVLEPGGNRVELFGDPGYLIFDPDWKPIRWDEENLDAGIIWYGSPLPAEFFLYGTPEVEETAPVSGD from the coding sequence ATGGAGAAGGAGCCCATCTTTGATGTCCACCAGCTGGCCCACGTGGAGATCTACACCCCGAACCCTGAGGGCACCCTGTGGTTCTTCCGGGACCTTTTGGGCATGGAGGTGACCAAGCAGGAGGGGCAGTCGGTCTACATGCGGGCCTACGAGGACTGGTACCACCACACCCTGAAGATCACCGAGGCCGCCAAGCCGGGCCTGGGGCACGTGGCCTGGCGGACCAGCTCGCCGCAGGCCCTGGAGCGGCGGTTCAAGGCCCTGGAGGCCTCGGGGCTGGGGAAGGGCTGGACGGACGGGGACCTGGGCCACGGGCCGGCCTACCGGTTCACCACCCCGGACGGCCACCTGATGGAGATCCTCTGGGAGGTGGAGTACTACCAGCCCCCCGAGGACAAGAAGACCCCCCTCCTCAACCGCCCCCAGAAGCGCCCCCTGCGGGGGATCCCGGTGCGGCGCCTGGACCACGTGAACCTCCTGGCCAGCGACGTCAGGGTCAACCGCACCTTCATGATGGACCACCTGGGCTTCCGCCTGCGGGAGTACATCGCCCTGAAGAACGGGAGCGAGGGCGGGGCCTGGCTTTCCGTGAGCCCCCTGGTCCACGAGATCGCCTTCATGGCCGACGGCAAAGGGGCCAAGGGCCGGCTCCACCACGTGTGCTACTGGTACGGCTACCCGCACGAGCTCAACCAGATCGCGGATATCTTCCGGGAGGTGGGCATCAAGATTGAGGCCGGCCCCGGGAAGCACGGCATCAGCCAGGCCATGTTCATGTACGTCCTCGAGCCCGGCGGCAACCGGGTGGAGCTCTTCGGCGACCCCGGCTACCTCATCTTTGACCCCGACTGGAAGCCCATCCGTTGGGACGAGGAGAACCTGGACGCCGGCATCATCTGGTACGGGAGCCCCCTGCCCGCGGAGTTCTTCCTCTACGGCACGCCGGAAGTGGAGGAGACGGCTCCCGTCTCCGGGGACTAG
- a CDS encoding 4-hydroxyphenylacetate 3-hydroxylase family protein — MTEKKVTTRPMTAEEYLESLRDGREVYFMGEKVKDVTTHPAFRNTARMYARWYRRLHELHKEDLERSQDPKGWRWTMPTDTGSEGWTHPYFVAPRSAEDLVRARDTMAELQREAYGWLGRAPDYKAAFVGTLGANSEFYAPYQENAKRWYKETQEKLLFWNHAIVNPPIDRHKPIEEVGDVYMHVERETDAGIVVSGAKVVATGSAFTHVNFVAHYGPIPVKDKKFALIFAVPMDAKGVKLISRQSYEFLAAKAGSPFDYPLSSRVDENDAILVFDNVLVPWENVFVYGDVEKVNAFFPLSGFVHRFPLHGAARFAVKLDFIAGLVMKALSITGVDQFRGVQARLGEILTYRNLFWALTESMARNPDPWVNGYVLPNLLAGLAYRVLAPEVYPKVKDLIERDLASALIYLPGHAKDFASPEVRPYLERYVRGNGVDAVTRVKVMKALWDAVGTEFGGRHELYERNYAGNHENIRMETLGAMEAMGVNEALRAYADRFLAEYDLEGWKAPDLLNPEA; from the coding sequence ATGACGGAGAAGAAGGTGACCACCAGGCCCATGACGGCGGAGGAGTATCTGGAGAGCCTCAGGGACGGGCGCGAGGTCTACTTCATGGGGGAGAAGGTCAAGGACGTGACCACCCACCCCGCCTTCCGCAACACCGCCCGCATGTACGCCCGCTGGTACCGGCGCCTCCACGAGCTCCACAAGGAGGACCTGGAGCGCTCCCAGGACCCCAAGGGCTGGCGGTGGACCATGCCCACGGACACCGGCTCCGAGGGCTGGACCCATCCCTATTTCGTCGCTCCCCGCTCGGCGGAGGACCTGGTGAGGGCGCGGGACACCATGGCCGAGCTCCAGAGGGAGGCCTACGGCTGGCTGGGACGGGCCCCCGACTACAAGGCGGCCTTCGTGGGCACCCTGGGCGCGAACAGCGAGTTCTATGCCCCCTACCAGGAGAACGCCAAGCGCTGGTACAAGGAGACCCAAGAGAAGCTCCTCTTCTGGAACCACGCCATCGTGAACCCGCCCATTGACCGGCACAAGCCCATTGAGGAGGTGGGGGATGTCTACATGCACGTCGAGCGGGAGACGGACGCGGGGATCGTGGTCTCCGGGGCCAAGGTGGTGGCCACCGGGAGCGCCTTCACCCACGTGAACTTCGTCGCCCACTACGGCCCCATCCCCGTCAAGGACAAGAAGTTCGCCCTCATCTTCGCCGTGCCCATGGACGCCAAGGGGGTGAAGCTCATCTCCCGCCAGTCCTACGAGTTCCTGGCCGCCAAGGCCGGCTCCCCCTTTGACTACCCCCTCTCCAGCCGCGTGGACGAAAACGACGCCATTTTGGTCTTTGACAACGTCCTGGTCCCTTGGGAGAACGTCTTCGTCTACGGGGACGTGGAGAAGGTCAACGCCTTCTTCCCCCTCTCGGGCTTCGTGCACCGCTTCCCCCTCCACGGGGCCGCGCGCTTCGCGGTGAAGCTGGACTTCATCGCCGGCCTGGTGATGAAGGCCCTCTCCATCACCGGGGTGGACCAGTTCCGGGGGGTCCAGGCCCGGCTCGGGGAGATCCTCACCTACCGGAACCTCTTCTGGGCCCTCACCGAGTCCATGGCCCGCAACCCCGATCCGTGGGTCAACGGCTACGTCCTGCCCAACCTCCTGGCCGGCCTCGCCTACCGGGTCCTGGCCCCCGAGGTCTACCCCAAGGTCAAGGACCTCATTGAGCGGGACCTGGCCAGCGCCCTCATCTACCTCCCGGGCCACGCCAAGGACTTCGCCAGCCCCGAGGTCCGGCCCTACCTGGAGCGGTACGTGCGGGGGAACGGGGTGGACGCCGTCACCCGGGTCAAGGTGATGAAGGCCCTCTGGGACGCCGTGGGCACCGAGTTCGGCGGCCGGCACGAGCTCTATGAGCGCAACTACGCGGGCAACCACGAGAACATCCGCATGGAGACCCTGGGGGCCATGGAGGCCATGGGGGTGAACGAGGCCCTCAGGGCCTACGCGGACCGCTTCCTGGCCGAGTACGACCTCGAGGGCTGGAAGGCGCCCGACCTGCTCAACCCCGAGGCGTAA